CCTGATCGTCGCGGTCCACCCCACCTACGGCCTCGACGTGGGGGCGACCGAGCTGGTCCACGAGCTGCTCATCGAGCAGAGCCGCGGCGGGGCGGCGGTGCTGCTCGTCTCCGAGGACCTCGACGAGGTCCTCGCCCTCGCGGACCGGGTGGCCGTAATCCAAGGGGGCCGCATCGTGGGCGAGGTGCCCGCGGAGGCGGCCGACCGTGAGCGCATCGGGCTTTGGATGGCGGGGGTGGAGGCGTGAGGCGGGTCGGCCCCTTCCTGATCGAGAAGGACCTCGTCGCCCCGCCGGGGCGGGTGCTCGCCGTCTCCACGGCGGCGCTGGTGCTCGCCTTCCTGGCCGCGGGGCTGGTCTTCTGGGCCTACGGGGTAAGCCCCTGGGTGGCCTACCGCACGATCTTCACCGAGACCCTGCTGAGCCCCAGCGGTTTCGCCGAAGGGGTGCGCCGGGCGATTCCGCTGCTGCTCGCGGGCGTGGGGCTGGTCCTTGCCTTCCGCGGCCAGTTCTGGAACATTGGCGCCGAGGGGCAGCTCCTGCTCGGCGCGGTGGCCGCCGCCGGGGTGGCCCTCTTCGTGCCGCTGCCCGACGCGCTCAAGCTGCCGGCGATGTTCCTGGCGGGCTTCGCCGCGGGCGGGCTCTGGGCGGCGGTGCCGGCGCTGCTCAAGCTGCGCCTGGGCGTGAACGACGTGCTCACCACCCTGATGCTCAACTACGTCGCGGTCTACCTGGTGGAGTGGTTGATCCACGGACCCTGGCGCGGACTCACCGCCTTCGGTTTCGCCTACACCGACCGCTTCCCGGAGGCGGCGATGCTGCCGCTCCTCCCCGGCACCTACGTGCACTGGCCCACGCTGCTGCTGGCGCTGCTGCTCGCGGTGGCGGCTTGGTTCGTGCTCGCGCGCACCGTGTGGGGCTACCCCGTGCGGGTCACCGGCGACAACCCCGAGGCCGCCCGCTACGCCCGCATGCCCGTCTTCTGGGTCATCTTCGGGGTGGCCCTCGCCTCCGGGGGGCTCGCGGGCCTGGCCGGCGTGGGCGAGGTGGCGGGGGTGCACGGCCGCCTGCTGGGGGCCTACCAGATCTCGCTGGGCTACGGCTACACCGCGATCATCGTCGCCTGGCTGGCGCGGGGGAACCCCCTGGGCGCGGTGCTCACCGCACTCTTCATGGGCCTCGTCTTCGCCAGCGGCGACGCGATGAAGATCGCGCTGCAGATGCCCTTCCGGGTTACCGACGTCTTCAACGGGCTGATCCTCTTCTTCCTGATCTCGACCGAACGCCTGCTCTACTACCGGGTGCGCTGGGCCCCGGCGCGAAAGGAGCGTTGATGGAGGACTGGATCTGGACCACGCTGGTGCGGGCGCTCGCCTTCGGGACGCCGATCCTGCTCGCGGGTCTGGGCGAGATCTACGCCGAGCGCAGCGGGGTCGTCAACCTGGGGGTCGAGGGAATGATGGCCGTGGGGGCGCTGGCCGCCTTCGCGGTCGCGCAGTCGAGCGGCAACCCCTACCTGGGGCTGCTCGCGGCGGTGCTGGTGGGGGCGTTCATCGCGCTGCCCTTCGCCGTCGCCTCGATCACGCTGCGCGCCAACCAGTACGTGGCGGGCCTGGCGCTCACCATGCTGGGCCTTGGGCTCTCGGGGCTGCTGGGCAAGCCCTACGAGGGCGCGCCGCTGGCCCACCCCCTCCCCGAGGCCGGCTTCGTCGCGGCGGCGCTGGCGCTGGCCGTGGGGCTGTGGTTCTTCCTGCGCCACACCTTCGGCGGCCTGGTCCTGCGCAGCGCCGGCGAGAACCCCGAGACCGTGGACGCGATGGGGATCAACGTCTACGCGGTGCGCTACGGCGCGGTCGTCTTCGGCGGGGCGATGGCGGGCCTCGCCGGGGCCTTTCTTTCGCTGGCCTACCGGCCCAGCTGGGCCGACGGCATCACCTCGGGGCTGGGCTGGATCGCGGTGGCGCTCGCGATCTTCGCGGCCTGGCACCCGCTCAAGGCGGTGGGCGCGGCGCTCTTGTTCGGCGCGCTCTACCACCTCTCCTACCGCTTGCAGGCGGTGGTGTCGCCCGAGTTCCTCAAGGCAATGCCCTACCTGTTCGTGGTGGTGGTCCTGTCCCTGAGCGCCCTCAGGCGGGGTCCGTCGGGGGCCCCCGAGGCGCTGGGAATCCCCTACGTACGTGGGGAACGAAGGTAGCAGGGGAGGAAGGTCTATGCGGAAAGGGTTCTTGGCGTTGTTGGTGGTGCTCCTGGGCGCGTTCGGCTTTGCCCAGGGGGACAAGCTCAAGGCGTGCTGGATCTACGTGGGGCCGGTGGGCGACTACGGCTGGAGCCACGCCCACGACCAGGGGCGGATCGCGGCGGAGAAGGCGCTCCCCTGGCTGGAGACGCAGTACGTGGAAAGCGTGCCCGAGGCGCAGGCGGAGGCCTACATCGACCGGCTCGTGAAGCAGGGTTGCGAGGTGATCTTCGCCACCAGCTTCGGTTACATGGACAGCGTCCTGGCCGCGGCCAAAAAGCATCCGGACGTGATCTTCGCGCACGCCACCGGGTTCAAGCGCGCCCCCAACGTGGCCACCTACATGGCCGACTTCTACCAGCTCTACTACCTCAACGGCCTGATGGCCGGGGCGCTGACCAAGTCGGGCAAGGTCGGTTACGTGGGCGCCTTCCCCATCCCCGAGCTGAAGCGCCACATCAGCGCCTTCGCGCTGGGGGTGCGCGCCGTCAACCCCGACGCCGAGGTGCTGGTGCGCTGGATCTACGAGTGGTACAACCCCGCCGCCGCCAAGGAGGCGACCGAGGCGCTGATCGCCGAGGGGGCCGACGTCTTCGCCTTTACCGAGGACACCCCCACGGTGATCCAGGTGGCGGCCAAGAAGGGCCTGCCCAGCTTCAGCCACTACTCGCCGATGAAGCGCTTCGCGCCGGATCAGGTGGTGAGCGGGCAGCTGGTGCACTGGGAGAAGATCTACATCGACTTCCTGGCCAAGGTCTACGCCGGCGTCTATACCAGTAAAAACCTGCAGGACGTGGACTACTGGTGGCTCCTGCCCCAGGGCGCGGTGGAGCTGGGCGGCGAGTACGGCGAGCCGGTGAACCCCAAGTTCGCGGGCGCGCTCAAGGCCAAGAAGGTGGACCACCCCGTCTTCGGCGAGATCAGCGTCTACGACCTGGTGATGAAGGAGCTGGCGCTGATGAGCGACGTGGAGCTGGCCTTCGACCCCTTCCAGGGGCCGATCGAGGACCGCCAGGGCAAGCTGCGCGTGCCCGCGGGGCTGCGGCTCACCAAGCACGAGCTCGAGACCATGGAGTGGGCGGCGCCGGGGATCAAGGGCCCCTGGCCCAACGAACCGAAGTAGCCTTTTGTGCGATGTGCATAGGGCCGGGCGACGCCCGGCCCTTTTTCTGGACAGCCGGCGGCGGGATTGCCTATACTTAGGCTTGCTGCGCGCCAGCGTAGCTCAGCGGTAGAGCAACCGCCTCGTAAGCGGTAGGTCGCCGGTTCAAATCCGGCCGCTGGCTCCAGAACCCGGACGGCTGCGGCCGTCCTTTCCATTTCGTGAAACTCCCCTGACGCGGTTCTGCGATGATGAGGGCGTGAAGCCCGCCCTGCGCCTGCTCGTGCTCTGCACCCACAACTCCGCCCGCAGCCAGATGATGGAGGGCTGGTTGCGGCGCCACTTGGCCGAGGCGGGGGTGGCGGCCGAGGTCTGGTCGGCGGGCACCGAGCGCACCCGGGTCAAGCCCGAGGCGGTGCGGGTGATGGCCGAGGTGGGCGTGGACCTCACGGGCCACCGCTCCAAGGCGCTGGACGAGCTGCCCGACCCCTGGGACTTCGACCTGGTGCTCACCGTCTGCGACGCTGCCGCGGAGGCCTGCCCCGCCTACCCGGCGCGCACGCGGCGGCTGCACGTGGGCCTGCCCGACCCGTCGGGCCGGGAGCTGGCCGAGTGGCGGCGGGTGCGCGACGCCGCGGGGCGGATGAGCGCAGCGCTGGCGCGGGCGCTGGCGGCGGGGCGCTGGCCCGAAGAGGCCGAGCTGCGGCGCGCGGCGGGCGTAGAATAGGCGGGAGGACCCGCCGCCGTGCACCAGGACCCGTTGTTTCCCGAGTGGAACCCGGCGCCGCGCGAGGACGAGGCCGAGCGCCTGGCCGAGCTGCGCGCCTTCGACCAGTTGGGCCGGCTGGCCGAGCGCTACCGCTCGAGCCCGGCCTTCGGCGCGCTGCTCGACTTCGTGATCCGCATGCGCGACCTCTCCCCCTACAACGCCGCCCTCTTGCACCTGCAAAAACCCGGGGCCACCCAGGTGCGGACGGCCGCCGAGTGGCGGACGCTGGGGCGCCGGGTGCGCGCGGACGCCCAGCCGGCGCTGCTCCTGCACCCCGGCGGTCCGCTGCGCTTCGTCTTCGACGTGGCCGAGACCGAGGGGCCGCCGCCGCCGGAGCCGCCGCCGGCCGCCGCGGACGTGCGCGCGGCGCTCGAGGCCTTGACGCTGCGGGTGCGCGCCCTGGGGGTGGAGGTGACGGGGCCGCTCTTCGGCCCCGAACCCCCGGGGCGGCTGCGCCGGGGGGAGGGGCGGTTCGTCATCCAGCTGGAGGAGGCGGACGACGCCGCGCGCTACGCGACGCTCGTCTACGAGCTGGCCCGCTTCTTCCTGGGCCACCTCGGTGGGTGTGAGGGGTGTGACCTGGAGGACCGCCCGCCCCCCGACGCGATCAGCGGCCGCTTCGAGGCGGGGTCGGTGGCGGCGATCGTCTGCGGACGCGCCGGGGTGCCCACCGAGGCGGGCGCCTTCGTGCGCGGCTACCTGAGCAGCTTCGCCGAGGTGCCCGAGCTCAGCCTCGACCGGGTGCTGCGGGTCGCGGGCCGGCTCGAGCGCCTCGGCCGCTGAGCGCTACTTTAGGCTTTCCAGCAGGGCCCGCGCCTTTTCCTGATCGGCCCGGTCCACCCAGGTGCGCGCCGGGAGCTCCAGCGCCTTTTCGAGCTGTTCCCGCGCCCGCTCCGGCTTCTTGAGCCGGATCAGGGCGCCGCCGTATTCGAGGCGGTGCGCGATCGCGGTGGGGTTGAGCGCGATGGCCTCCTGGAACAGCGGCTCGACCCGCTTGATGCTCGCCCCGTACATCCAGCCCACGCCCTTCTGGGCGAGCTCGAGGTTCCAAAGCGCCAGCGCCACCAGCGCGCTGTCGTGCTTGGGGTCGAGCTCGAGGGCCTTCTTGAGGTTGTCGCGCACCGAGCTGGCCAGGTTGAGGCTGGCGAGGATGCCGCGGTACTGCGAGAGGCGGCCCTGGGCGCGCGCGAGCTCGAAGTAGCCCTCGGGGTAGCCGGGGTCGGCGGCGATGGCCTTCTTGGCCGCCGCCTCGGCCTTGGAGAACCAGGCCTCCTTGTCCTTGCCCGTGGAGGCCACGTACCCTGCGTAGTAGCTGGCGGCCTTGGCGGCGAGGGCGTAGGCCGTGGCCGTGCCCTGCGCCAGGGCCTCCTCGTAGGCCTGCTGGAA
This genomic stretch from Oceanithermus profundus DSM 14977 harbors:
- a CDS encoding ABC transporter permease translates to MRRVGPFLIEKDLVAPPGRVLAVSTAALVLAFLAAGLVFWAYGVSPWVAYRTIFTETLLSPSGFAEGVRRAIPLLLAGVGLVLAFRGQFWNIGAEGQLLLGAVAAAGVALFVPLPDALKLPAMFLAGFAAGGLWAAVPALLKLRLGVNDVLTTLMLNYVAVYLVEWLIHGPWRGLTAFGFAYTDRFPEAAMLPLLPGTYVHWPTLLLALLLAVAAWFVLARTVWGYPVRVTGDNPEAARYARMPVFWVIFGVALASGGLAGLAGVGEVAGVHGRLLGAYQISLGYGYTAIIVAWLARGNPLGAVLTALFMGLVFASGDAMKIALQMPFRVTDVFNGLILFFLISTERLLYYRVRWAPARKER
- a CDS encoding ABC transporter permease, which translates into the protein MEDWIWTTLVRALAFGTPILLAGLGEIYAERSGVVNLGVEGMMAVGALAAFAVAQSSGNPYLGLLAAVLVGAFIALPFAVASITLRANQYVAGLALTMLGLGLSGLLGKPYEGAPLAHPLPEAGFVAAALALAVGLWFFLRHTFGGLVLRSAGENPETVDAMGINVYAVRYGAVVFGGAMAGLAGAFLSLAYRPSWADGITSGLGWIAVALAIFAAWHPLKAVGAALLFGALYHLSYRLQAVVSPEFLKAMPYLFVVVVLSLSALRRGPSGAPEALGIPYVRGERR
- a CDS encoding BMP family ABC transporter substrate-binding protein, translated to MRKGFLALLVVLLGAFGFAQGDKLKACWIYVGPVGDYGWSHAHDQGRIAAEKALPWLETQYVESVPEAQAEAYIDRLVKQGCEVIFATSFGYMDSVLAAAKKHPDVIFAHATGFKRAPNVATYMADFYQLYYLNGLMAGALTKSGKVGYVGAFPIPELKRHISAFALGVRAVNPDAEVLVRWIYEWYNPAAAKEATEALIAEGADVFAFTEDTPTVIQVAAKKGLPSFSHYSPMKRFAPDQVVSGQLVHWEKIYIDFLAKVYAGVYTSKNLQDVDYWWLLPQGAVELGGEYGEPVNPKFAGALKAKKVDHPVFGEISVYDLVMKELALMSDVELAFDPFQGPIEDRQGKLRVPAGLRLTKHELETMEWAAPGIKGPWPNEPK
- a CDS encoding arsenate reductase ArsC, which codes for MRLLVLCTHNSARSQMMEGWLRRHLAEAGVAAEVWSAGTERTRVKPEAVRVMAEVGVDLTGHRSKALDELPDPWDFDLVLTVCDAAAEACPAYPARTRRLHVGLPDPSGRELAEWRRVRDAAGRMSAALARALAAGRWPEEAELRRAAGVE